In Brienomyrus brachyistius isolate T26 chromosome 25, BBRACH_0.4, whole genome shotgun sequence, a single window of DNA contains:
- the med19b gene encoding mediator of RNA polymerase II transcription subunit 19-B encodes MTEIFSSLYAQNDAQVPTGSSTLGFAPGKPPPPPSQSQVPMAVQLPHQLGDDGPTLRKLGAMNEPFYLLRELPVGNELTGNTNLITHYSLEHAYNKFCGKKVKEKLSNFLPELPGMIDTLGTQDGSSLRSLIEKPPVCGNSFNPLTGAMLTGFRLHTGPLPEQYRLMHIQPPKKKSKHKHRHHRPQDPLPPETPSDSDHKKKKKKRDDDPDRKKKKKDKKKKKNRHSPDHPGLASSQPSSSSSLR; translated from the exons ATGACGGAAATATTTTCGTCCCTGTACGCCCAAAATGACGCGCAGGTTCCCACTGGCTCGTCGACGCTGGGCTTCGCTCCGGGAAAGCCTCCTCCGCCACCATCTCAAAGCCAGGTCCCGATGGCCGTACAGCTTCCACACCAGCTCGGGGATGACGGGCCTACTCTGCGGAAGCTCGGGGCGATGAACGAGCCGTTCTATTTACTCAGAGAACTACCCG TGGGCAACGAGCTGACGGGCAACACCAACCTGATCACACACTACAGCCTAGAACATGCCTACAACAAGTTCTGTGGCAAGAAGGTCAAGGAGAAGCTGAGCAACTTCCTCCCTGAGCTGCCAG GCATGATTGATACCCTAGGCACTCAGGACGGCAGCTCTCTCCGCTCGCTGATAGAGAAGCCCCCTGTCTGTGGAAACTCTTTCAACCCCCTGACGGGGGCCATGCTGACAGGCTTTCGGCTGCACACTGGGCCG CTGCCGGAGCAGTACAGACTGATGCACATCCAACCCCCCAAGAAGAAGAGCAAGCACAAGCACCGGCACCACCGGCCCCAGGACCCGCTGCCCCCAG AGACACCTTCGGACTCGGAccataagaagaagaagaagaagagagaTGATGATCCCGATcgcaaaaagaagaagaaagataaaaagaaaaagaag AACCGGCACAGCCCAGACCACCCCGGCCTGGCCAGCTCCCAGCCCAGCAGCAGTAGCAGCTTGAGGTAG